The Mastacembelus armatus chromosome 24, fMasArm1.2, whole genome shotgun sequence sequence AAACCTGGCTACACAGCTCATCCTCTCAGGTAAAACAGAAAGTGGCAGAAATGACCTATGACCTCTAAAATCAGCACCAGCTGTTAAAAACCTCAGCTgattatttctgtgtgttgcAGGGGAGCTTCACACCTATGAAGCCCTTTCATCTGACACCCAAAAAAACGTTTTGTCAGCTTTGCGGAGAGTGGAGGCTGTGACAAAGTTGAGGGGGTGAGTGATGAGATTATCTCCTGTAAAGCTGTTTGGTTTAAAGCTCATTTTCTGTGGTGGCTAAGAAGCTGTCTGTATTTCTGATGCCAATGTTACGCTTGTTAAGAGTCTGCATCTTGTTTTCTTATCACAGGTCTGAGCAGAATGAGTACAGAGTCAATAACGCAGCCGTTGGAAGAATTGGAGACATGCTCTGTAAgttgtgatattttaaaaaataaaaaagctgttttaaatCTGCTGTTGACTGTGGATGGCATAACTGCAGCCtgagttattgttttattcctcTCTCCCTGTAGCTGGAAAAATCCCTCCCCAGAGGCTCCAGCCTACACCTGACGCAAGACTTTAGTCTCCGTTGGAACAGATCGGCCTGCAGTATGAGCCCACAGTCCTGTCTACCCCCACCTGATgccttcttcctttccctcttcctcatctctttccctctgtgtctgtaCACAGCCATCAGTAGAAGTGCTGCACCTCAACTCTACACTCTGAGCTCTCAGACAAGACACGTGACTGTGGATGCTGGTGGCCAGACTTTACCTGGCTGTGTTCCATTTATGAATGTTTCCTACCTCCCCCTCTCTGTGTGGTCTTGCTCTCATCCCTTACAGACCTGACAGGACAAAGATACCATGTCAGATGTTTTGACACTTTTGTCAGAAGACCTGACATGGTGATGCAAAGTGGCAGTATTGATGATTTCATCTGATGCTGTAGtcagaaaaacataaagaaaacaaattttttagataaaatagaaaaaaaaaaagataaaaattttCTGCACTTTTAGATATAATGGCAGCATTGGTGATGTCTGTGCATTGTAATGCTGAACTTTAACATTGTGTTAACACATTGTCCTAGATTTATTACTGATTGACATAAGTGCACTTTGTAATACACTTGACTGCTGACTAGTAAGTGGAATTAGatagaaaacactgaattatgACACTTGAtcgtgtgtatgtgcgtgtaacaataaaaatgttaataccATGATGGAAATTACCGTAATGCATCAAAAAAGTAGGGTTTGATTTttcagacacatttatttttccttttgcatCTTAAGaatcataaaacaaatgtaacaaaatGCACCATATAATCTTTATCCTTTTCAAACTTAAATagaatttattttcttactgtGTTGGAACTATTCCCTGAGCAACAGTGAGTGAAAACCGGACGTCACAGTTCAACCCCCTGTCGACTCTGCCTGCACCTGTAACCCCTCAGCAGTTTGAAGGCCTCATGTGCCGATTAAGCAGTACACTGTTTTACTGGGAGAAAGATTATCTATACACAGGTGGCACGTCGACCTTGATGCGTAATGCGCTGACAGGGTCTTGACAAAACACCGAGATGTATTCCAAAACTTTAGAATTTAGCTTTTTCTCGCTCTCTTTGGCTCTGTGTCGCTCCCTGTCCCACCTCTCCCTCTCGCCGTTCATTTGAGAGAACAGGTTGATCTGGATGGTGCGCAGCGTGGCTGCCAGGACGTAGAAACCTCCCTGCAGCATGTGGCAGAAGGCGGCGCCTACACTGAGGCCTGCGCCCATCAAGTTGGGCACCGTCTcgcacaccacacacataccCTCCAGGAAGTGCAGCATCCCTTTCTTGGCGAAAGGCTGGCCTGGGTGGAGATATTCGTGGGCAGGTTGCTGGGCATGGTTGAGCAGGTATCTCCCACAGTCTGCGAAATGGGTGACGGCTCGGCGCAGCGGGAGCAGGGCCAGGTACAGGTGACAAGCTGCTTTAGTCAGAGCATGGAAGAGCAGCCGTAGCTCAAGCACGGCGTTACCTGGAGATAAGAGGGTATCGGGGTCAGCTGGAGTCTAATTTAACACCATGGCTAATGTCAGCAATCATTACAAACAGCGTCTGCCACTGTATTAAAGGCTGTTCATCAGCCAAGTGCGCGGCTGCCATCGCCTGTGCACGCAAAGCGAGTGGCTTAACGCGTCACTGTGCGCGCCGACACACAGGATCCCTCCTCTCACAGATCCTTTACTCTGCAAGTCAGGCTTAAAGTTCTATTACTTCTATTACAGTTTCACTTTTGTCAAAATAACTTCTAACAATGAAGCATAAGAACCCTTACGACGACTAGTCCCACAAACACCAAAGAAAACCTTTTCCACTGTACCATTCAAGAAAATTAAAGTAGAAGCTTACGAGCTACCTAAATTAGATTATAAACATTTACTTTGCCAAAATACTTCCTAAAGATTTTCATAGTAAGGGTCTGCTACgtcttctttttaaaaaaaaaaaatctatctcCATCCGAGGAAACGTGCGTAAAATAAAGTCACGATATCCCTGTGCGTAATTCATCCAACCCTCCAAAAATCAGTTCTCAGCAAAATATCATTAGTGCACGTTTGGAGGCTAAAGTGAAGTTTAAACATTTAGATGCATAGTGCAGTACAGTGTTTGCTATAGATTTATGGAAGCTGCAATAAGGTATGCTGCTGTAACGTGGCAGACCGGTGCCACAAAGTTCCTGTTAAAGCTTCCAAATCTAAGCATTTTCTCTTACCGTCTATAAAGCAGAAAATCCAGAGCAGGGCAATACTCGCTGCCGACGACGTCCACCAATCCATGTAGGCTCCCCCAGTCCTGCGCCCGGcgatgaaaataaagaaagcagtgAAATCCCAAGTTATGATCTGGCCAAGCCCTGCCTACGCAGCTAATACCTGAACATTAAGCAGCCGCATTGTCGGCAGGTGTCCGACTGTGAAGCCTCTACGGAAAACCTTGAAAGTGCACCTCAGGTGTCAACACGCGCATTAAGACTAACAGACTACAAATCTGTAACCTACTGAACCTTATAGTAGCAGCTTTACAGGCCCGGCGGATACTCTTGTTTTAGAGAACTCTCTAAAAGTctcaaaaatattattttaaccCATTTCACTGCGTAAAAACACCTTCCTTCATTTTATTGATTGAGAGAAACATataatgatataaaaaaaagatataaacaCTAAGTTGTCTATATGTTAGCCtatatgttttaaataataatgtatGTCACCATGTTATATGTCGGGAGGTTTTTACGTCTAGTCGCGTGCGTCCTGGGAACGTATTCGCAGCGCGCTCCCGTCTTGGTTCGCTTTATGTGCCGGTGTCATGGCAACGGAAACCTCCAGACGGCAGGACACCTGGAGAAGgcccctctcccctgctgcCCCTCCGCACCTCCCCGCCTCTGTTCAAACCTAACGCGGGTCTGAAGCAAGAACAAGAAGAAGCTCATCGCTGCACTTGAACCATGTTGGAGCGATGAGCTTCTGAGCCCAGAATCAGGGACGTTATTTTTACgttttggttcattttttttGCGGAAATTTTTCAACCAAAGGTTCTCAAGTCAACAAAGGTAAGGAACCACAACGTTGCTATGGCGACACAGGCTTGACTTATAACTAAACTAGAAAGCATCTAACTGGACCTACTGGTTAGGTTTCATTCATATTACAATGCTGCACTTTTGCATATTAGTGATTAAATGCATTCTCTTTAGGATTTAGGCTGAATAGTGAGGGGATACATGTGTAGATTAAGCTCTAATGGGCCACTAGgccacataataataataaactattttCCCCCCCTCATTATTTAGGAATGAgcaacataaagaaaaacactgccAGTGGTGTGATCACCTTCCACACACCATTTTCAGTCAGCCTGTTGAAATCAGAGGTAAAGCATATACCAGTTCATAAATTCACAAGTGCTACTGAAAATCAAATACACAGCAGGCTCATTAATATGCTAAAACAATAACCTTTAAAATCAATTACAATGGGCCTGCTatgcaaatacatacacatacacttatAATAATTTACTGGCACTTATGTGGTTAATGtgataaaagctttttttttttttattatatatgtgtaaatgtagacatttttattttcaggacAGTTTGCTCTCTTACACACTCACTCATTTGGTAAATTTCCCCCTTCACAGTGAGAGTGAAACTGTGAAGTCTTAACAACTAATAATTTatcaccagtctttcaaagtaATAAAGGTCAGCCTGAATAGTTTGGCAGGGGACATAATGGCCATCTGAACGCATGGCtgcccctctttctctcccgTCTGCTCAGTGTCATACCTGAATGTACAAATCTCAGTGTCTTAGTGAGGATGAATGGAAAGGTTTCGGGTTATAGACAGCCAGATCCAGCGTCATCTTCATTTGAATGACATTTAAATGGTCACATACAGGCCACAGACGGAAACAGACACAGTCTGGCTGGGATTTCACAGCGCACCAGGGCTCTTTAATTTGGTGCAGGCAACAGCCCATAGGTAGAATCTTGTAATTATCCTAATGTGTGATTTCAGATGAGCTACATGCAGCAGGGTtttctgaaaaatgaaagtgtacGCTACAGACTGTAATTAAAGCGTATCGTGGCATAGTTGCAGATCAGCATCGACTCTGCCGGCGTTTCAGGATTGCACAACAAATGCGAGGGACaccacagaaaccacaaagacaCCCTCTCTGCTACGTGTGACGCCGAGGAGCACCGGTGGAGGTGTGAGGGGAGGGAGAAGAGATGAAGAACCACCCTCCAGGCCAAAGCTGGGTCCTAAACTGGACTGGCTCTCTCACACCCCCCTCAGACAACTGCAGGTACTGTGTTGAACCAAACATGCCTGCACACAAATATAGATATAATTTCTTACTGGATGTATTATTGTTCAGGCAAAAATGGAGGATGAAAACCAAAAGGCAAAGGAAATAATCAAACCTTTACAGGATACAGAAAATGGTTCTGTGAAGGtaaaatatacaacacaatCTTTTATCTTACAATTGTTACACTTCACATTGTGTTAATGAAAAAGGCAAAGTACTCacctttgtttctgtaactgcCATGCTGGTTGAAATCTTCATCGAGGACTTGGAAAGATTTCTGAGCCAGTGGGATGTAACAcagctgaggaggagggagctGCTGCACAAGCGCTGGACTGAGCGTGTGTGGTTTCCCCTCcagaggagagtggaggaaCACGTGTCCAGCTGTAGTCATGCACAGGCCAAGAGGCGCCAGAGCTTATACAGTCACTACCTGCATCACTGCAACACCAAGGTTGCTCAGTTAATGCTAAATTAACTCTCATGTGACTGCTGGATAACAGCTTTTGTCTTGTGGACTTTGATGCTAAATTCTGTATCAGACTTTCACACAAAGTTGGTTGGTTTTTGTGCTTTGCCTGTTTCTATTAAAACTCCAACAGATCTGTATTTAACTACTCTAAACACTCACATGTAACACGTGTTGACGTTTTTTCATCTTCAGGGTTTTGTGTTTCTAGAAACGTATGATCCAAAGGAGTATAATCCTTTTCTTCTCAACATCAAAACGCCACACTCCTTCAAGGTGATCGCTTTGTGGCTTAAATATCTAGCATAAACatacaatatgaaaaaaaacccccaatTTTTAGGCATACTATTAAATTATTACAAATGTGTCTGTTACTCACACTATACTCATTGCTCCATCCCTAGTTCAATGCAGACCTTCAGGTACATCAAAGACTGAAGGATAAGAGAACAGCCTATTCCTGTGAAGCAGGTACAGTATCTGggtattttcctttttttttaaacaaaaaaaaaaattttaaatgcTTGCTTTGAGTTTTAGCTTGAATATGTACAGTTCCATTTTCCCCTAAGTTTGGGAGAATTAAAGTGACAgtgagtttaattaaaaaaaaaagaaaaaaaaaaagaaataatattcCTGTTACAGATGAAAAGTTGCATTCAGAAGCTCAAACATTGCTGAATGACTCCCAGAACTCTCAGAACTTCGTTTGTGATACTGTAACAGTTTATCTTTTTAGCTAAATGCAAAATATTAATTTGGGATTTAGACAGAATTTCAAGTTTTAGACAGATTGGTGTCTTTAAATTCCAAACAACTTCTCTTCTAAGGATGTAAATACACAAGGAGACATACAGAGAAGCTTCCTCAGAGTGATCATCCTCTTATCGAGACTGCGACGCCTCAGATCTACACACCTCTACAGGCCTCATCAAATTATCCAGCCCCTGCTCCCAGAAAAACCCCAGAAGGGGATGAGACTGAAGGAAGAAAGTCCAGCAGGTAGAAATATAAAACATCAAGAAaggatttattttctatatttctcTAACCCTGCAGGATGCAAAGTCACTAACTGATATATGGCAGCATCACAGCAAAGTAATTTAgctgaaataaaaattatttgagAAGTAATGTTCACCAAATGTGTCCCACCCAGGCTTGTTACCATACCTTACCATATAAGGGCAAGTGCCAAACCCAACGGAAGGTGCAATCATACCAGCTGCTGGTTCTCTAGATGTGGATTTCTGCAACAACCGGCACGTTTACAGCAACTTCAGTCCTTATCTACTTCCAAATAAAATCCATATTTGCCATCTGCACCTGCATTTCCTTGTTACTGCTTTTTTTCACAGCTACCATGCCTAAAGGTGTCGCTGTTCAAGACTTCAGGAAGCTAAGAATGTGTTTAGCAAGTGGGAAAGTAGTAAAATGAACATTATATTCATGCCATTTCAGGATTCAATGGCACACTCAGTTACACCACAGGGTTAACCTCTGACAATACATCATACAATAGTGTGTACCTTATAAATGCATAGCAAAACAAGGGTATGTGTGGAAACTGCCCAGTTGAATGTAATGCAGTGTATGTGAAGtctgtataaataaatgcatctgATGCATTTGTCTATTAAGGCTAAAATAGTATTGTATGCAAATttgtaaatatgaatattaCAAATCTCAAGCATTAAATGTTAAGGCATTTGTCAGATAGTATTTCCAGGTGATGAACATGAGAATATTGGCAATTATGTTCACATTTTGGCTGGTTTTCCTTTTCCAGTATAAGATCACAATGAGGTAATTTAAAATGGCCTGGATAGCTCAAGGCCAAACAAGACAGTGGCAATAAAATCAAAACCATTTTGTGGCATCACATGCAGTGCTACAAATAGGCACTTTTGGGCTGTTAACATTGTTCCATCTTAtgcaaaatgtcaacattacTATAAAATACATATCTCTTCCTGAgcaactgttatgtcatttggTCGACTCATAAAGCTGTAGGTCTAGTTTGACCCAAACCTCTCCAGTGGGGACTTCATGCAGCAGTAGACGGCGGTTTGCAGCACCTTTGCTCTCCATGTCTTTCTTAATAGTTGCCACTGGAACTTCAGTGCGACCCAGGAAatctaaagaaaaaacagtgtcATTGTTACTATTagtaaaaagacacaaatggcAAATTTAAACTGGTGCATACGATTATGCCGTTATAGCTTTTATAATTATCGTTATTATATTGCAAAAAACTACAGAGAAGATACATAGAAGGGATATGTCTGTTACAGGACCTGGCTatgctttaaaacattttgtaagcTCTAGATTTAgtcttttggaaaaaaaaaaaaaaaaaaaaaaaaatctactcaACATTATGTTAGgacaaaatgtaacatttttgttCTTATTTAGTTGATTTAAACATGAGCACGTCATGCTTAATAATGTTTCGGATGGTTCATGTCCAGTTCAGTACAATACAAACCTGTAGTATCAGAACAGCATATGATACACCTGTAGTAATTATTACCCAAGTgccagacagacaaaatgacaCAATGTGCCAAGAAAAAGGATTAACATTGAAGTAgcttcattattatttatcaaaATTGTCATTTAAGTCATATTTACACAATTTCACATAGTATAACAAGCGCTGATTGATACTGCCTTAGCTGTAGATACAGCACCAGTAGTCAAGTTACACAGTGGTTAATGAACTGGCAGTCAGATTTgttcatctcacacacacacaaaaaaaaaaaaaaaacaacacacatccATTTTTTGTCACTTCAAACTGTTTGAGTAAGAATATTTTTGTGTCTCTATCCACTGACCATCGGGTGAGAACTGGTCTTTCTCAAACACAGTGATACATAGGACGTCCTGGTAGAGGTCTTTGATGAAAAACTGGCAGCTGAAGTTCCACTTTGGGTTCAGAGTGTCACTGATCGGTCTGGAGGTGTAGCACTGAGCCCCCATCGTCAGCTCACAGTACGGATTACTCTTCCCTGGAGAGAAATGATGTACGTTTTACTATTTAAGCATATATGTAAACAGTATAtattatttaaacaaatgtacaaTCCCTCACCATTGGGCTTACAGGCCTTGAGCTCCTGAGCTTCAGTGACAGTTACCAGCAGCCGGCCGATACCGCTGGTCTTCAGGGAACgtgctaaaacaaacacacggCGATACAACcttaaacaacatattttacCAGCTGACCTAATGTGTGGACAACATACATAtacaggtgattttaaaatgcagacCACATTCTCTGTCTGCTTCGTGTAAACTCTTGTCTGCCCTTACACACCTgctaggtaaaaaaaaaaaaaaaaaaagatcatttgaTATTATTCAGGGACGTTACAGTAATTATTAGGGGAGGAGagttatgtatttattttgtaccGTTTACATATCTTAATAACTTCACTGCATTAAAACCTTTTGTTCCCTGCTGCTGCTAATTACTGCTGTGTAAGGACATTGTGACCCACGCTGGgaagtctctctctcacacgcacgcacgcacacacgcacgcacgcacacacacacacacacacacacgcacgcacgcacacacacacacacacacacacacacacacacacacacacacacacacacacacacacactgggttCAGACAGTGGAAAATTGACTGAGTTTACCTTGATAAGccttctccctctttttcttctccgTCTCTATGAAATGTTCAGATGCTGCTTTGATTTTCTGGACCCACGTTGTCCTACCAAAACAGTACACAGATAAATACTGCAGACAGAAAGATTAGGTCATCGCTGAGATTTATGCAGATGTCCATAGGTGTACCTCTCATTCAAGGTCTCAGTTTTCAGAGTGTAGACACGATCGATGTGTGAGACATGGAAGAGCGGCTCATCACTGGAGGGGTCGGGTGGCATTTTCACCAGAACTTCATTTAGAAACAGTGGCtggagaagaaaatgaagatgaatgaacaacagatggacagatgatcTGAAAAGGTAACTGGGAAATATATAGAATgaatactgaaatgaaaatgatgaatttagtaaaacattttcatttgttacaaGCAAAGGTCACCTATACTTTCAAACAGATGTCGTCTTTTTATACCATGATAGTATTAACGTTATATTCCTTTGTCTAAGATAAAAAGTCCAGCCTGTCACTTACTGTTTTGTACATCTTTAGCTGTAT is a genomic window containing:
- the fam228a gene encoding protein FAM228A isoform X1, which encodes MSNIKKNTASGVITFHTPFSVSLLKSEDCTTNARDTTETTKTPSLLRVTPRSTGGGVRGGRRDEEPPSRPKLGPKLDWLSHTPLRQLQAKMEDENQKAKEIIKPLQDTENGSVKDLERFLSQWDVTQLRRRELLHKRWTERVWFPLQRRVEEHVSSCSHAQAKRRQSLYSHYLHHCNTKGFVFLETYDPKEYNPFLLNIKTPHSFKFNADLQVHQRLKDKRTAYSCEAGCKYTRRHTEKLPQSDHPLIETATPQIYTPLQASSNYPAPAPRKTPEGDETEGRKSSRLVTIPYHIRASAKPNGRCNHTSCWFSRCGFLQQPARLQQLQSLSTSK
- the fam228a gene encoding protein FAM228A isoform X2; the encoded protein is MSNIKKNTASGVITFHTPFSVSLLKSEDCTTNARDTTETTKTPSLLRVTPRSTGGGVRGGRRDEEPPSRPKLGPKLDWLSHTPLRQLQAKMEDENQKAKEIIKPLQDTENGSVKGFVFLETYDPKEYNPFLLNIKTPHSFKFNADLQVHQRLKDKRTAYSCEAGCKYTRRHTEKLPQSDHPLIETATPQIYTPLQASSNYPAPAPRKTPEGDETEGRKSSRLVTIPYHIRASAKPNGRCNHTSCWFSRCGFLQQPARLQQLQSLSTSK